A single region of the Paraburkholderia sp. SOS3 genome encodes:
- a CDS encoding type II secretion system protein GspD, whose product MRRTSAVLLLGAAQLVHAESLPTLPPLPAAVAPASLPALHPLPRVRNGAFDLRFVNVGQVVDLVYGEALHVPHVISSDVLEDTRVVSFQFDSSKGDLREFVKAFLDSQGFEVQTRNGVDFVSKKTVSSSAPDRDTYVYQPRHRSAAYLSKLIEPLFTGRVSSVATPSLLPVPSVASPASGVSAAMPVQSAPAQSPVVSAADQLVFAGTAREVKEVRALLPQLDTPAGEVVVRGWAYEVDDTDDSNTGFSVASQLLGVGVKLGSGSAAADTNALQFDSGRLDFAISAMQANSRFHEMSSPNVRCVSGQQVKLNVGQQVPTVASVSFQGTSGTPVQSIDYQDAGVIFNVTPTVMDNVIELNIDEEISSFVNTTTGVNGSPTKNTRSLQTVADLQDGEVIVLGGLVQDQSTVATSGERFLPAFLDGHTKSKARTEVVLVLQVQKI is encoded by the coding sequence ATGAGGCGCACATCTGCTGTGCTGCTGCTCGGTGCCGCCCAGCTGGTGCACGCCGAGTCATTGCCGACCTTGCCGCCGTTGCCCGCTGCAGTTGCACCGGCATCGTTGCCTGCGTTGCATCCGTTGCCGCGTGTGCGCAATGGTGCATTCGATCTGCGATTCGTGAACGTGGGTCAGGTGGTCGACCTGGTGTATGGCGAGGCGCTGCATGTGCCTCACGTGATCTCGTCAGACGTGCTTGAAGACACTCGGGTAGTGTCGTTTCAGTTCGACAGCAGCAAGGGCGATCTGCGCGAGTTCGTGAAAGCGTTTCTCGACTCCCAGGGCTTCGAAGTGCAAACGCGCAACGGCGTGGATTTCGTGTCGAAGAAAACCGTCTCGAGTAGCGCGCCGGATCGCGACACCTATGTCTATCAGCCGCGGCATCGCAGCGCTGCGTACCTCTCAAAGCTCATTGAGCCACTGTTCACGGGCCGCGTGTCGTCGGTCGCGACGCCTTCGCTATTGCCCGTTCCTTCCGTTGCGTCGCCGGCGTCGGGTGTCAGTGCGGCCATGCCGGTTCAATCGGCGCCGGCGCAATCGCCTGTCGTGAGCGCGGCCGATCAGCTGGTGTTCGCTGGCACGGCGCGTGAAGTTAAAGAGGTCCGGGCGTTACTGCCGCAGCTCGATACGCCTGCGGGTGAGGTCGTGGTGCGTGGGTGGGCGTATGAGGTCGACGATACGGATGACAGCAATACCGGCTTTAGCGTCGCCTCGCAGCTGCTCGGTGTCGGTGTGAAGCTCGGCTCGGGTTCGGCCGCTGCGGATACGAACGCGCTGCAGTTCGATTCGGGGCGGCTCGACTTTGCGATATCGGCGATGCAGGCCAATTCACGGTTTCATGAAATGTCCTCGCCTAACGTGCGCTGCGTGTCGGGGCAACAGGTGAAGCTCAATGTCGGGCAGCAGGTGCCGACCGTTGCGAGCGTGAGTTTCCAGGGCACAAGCGGGACGCCTGTCCAGTCGATTGACTATCAGGATGCCGGGGTGATCTTCAACGTGACGCCGACCGTGATGGACAACGTGATCGAGCTGAACATCGACGAGGAGATATCGAGCTTCGTGAACACGACGACCGGTGTGAATGGCTCGCCGACGAAGAACACGCGCTCGCTGCAGACCGTCGCGGATCTGCAGGACGGTGAAGTGATCGTGCTCGGCGGGCTGGTGCAGGACCAGAGCACGGTTGCGACAAGTGGTGAGCGGTTCCTGCCCGCGTTTCTCGATGGTCACACGAAGTCGAAGGCGCGCACGGAGGTCGTGCTGGTGCTGCAGGTCCAGAAAATCTAG
- a CDS encoding GNAT family N-acetyltransferase: MVTVRPLDSPDAEQFKAMRLLAADNAPTAIRPTRQEEFAHSIEEIAGRIRSTPTQAVFGAFAGELLVGITGVRREPLCQVKHKATIWGVFVDPSYRGRGIAQMLLAAATAHASEEWGTIQLMLCVNAENLPAKRLYASYGFRTFGVEPRAMKVGDRFYDEEHMFKQLV, encoded by the coding sequence ATGGTCACTGTCCGCCCACTGGATTCCCCCGACGCGGAGCAATTCAAAGCAATGCGTCTTCTCGCTGCCGACAACGCCCCAACCGCCATACGGCCTACGCGTCAGGAAGAATTCGCACACTCAATTGAGGAGATCGCCGGCCGCATTCGTTCGACGCCGACACAGGCCGTCTTCGGCGCGTTTGCGGGTGAATTGCTGGTCGGCATCACGGGCGTTCGTCGCGAGCCGCTGTGTCAGGTGAAGCACAAGGCCACGATATGGGGCGTTTTTGTTGACCCTTCATACCGTGGGCGAGGAATTGCACAAATGCTTTTGGCAGCAGCCACAGCTCACGCAAGCGAAGAGTGGGGCACCATCCAGTTGATGCTTTGCGTCAATGCGGAAAACCTGCCAGCAAAGAGGCTTTACGCGTCGTACGGCTTTCGGACGTTCGGCGTTGAGCCACGCGCGATGAAGGTTGGCGATCGTTTTTATGACGAGGAGCATATGTTCAAACAACTGGTCTAG
- a CDS encoding amidase, translating into MERAGAINLGGDSAGLGIDFDGLTVEAVQQGFRAGRFTAEQLARACFQRIERYNPTYNALIFLNPAALDDARKIDERRTRGEALGPLAGVPVVIKDPMDMVGFPTTAGWSKLYSKTGGVDLMPQRDAPVVARMRAAGAIMLGKTNVPVLSHTGTHANDSWAGPTINVAMPTRMPGGSSAGTASAVAAGMAVLGLAEETGGSIQNPASAQDLVGIKPTIGLVPNAGVVPLSGNRDVVGPIARNVTDAALCLDVLAGYSSEDPKTLAGVGRQPEGGYAAGLRREALQGKRIGLYGPGWRAQPLSDEASALYERVKGELTALGVTLIDDPFAGSGFAALRKPTPPLVNFDARGLESIPYDLECYLARLGPASPLKTFAEFAKATEDENPFGPNGVLRYMPNLPQFNAALANPSLPPDISEFIELKARYLRIFERVFCEHRLDALVFPQMRGELPSLRGTDTIQETTVGEINIAGLPGIAVPAGYYASGAPFGLIFVGRQWDEAALLGYAYAYEQSGTHRHAPALADTREGAAS; encoded by the coding sequence ATGGAACGAGCGGGTGCGATCAACCTCGGCGGCGATTCCGCCGGGCTGGGGATCGATTTCGATGGGCTGACGGTCGAAGCGGTTCAACAGGGTTTCCGGGCCGGCCGGTTCACGGCGGAACAGCTGGCGCGTGCGTGCTTCCAGCGGATCGAGCGCTACAACCCGACCTACAACGCGCTGATCTTCCTGAATCCGGCGGCGCTCGACGACGCCCGCAAAATCGACGAACGTCGTACGCGCGGCGAAGCGCTGGGGCCGCTCGCCGGCGTGCCGGTGGTGATCAAGGATCCGATGGACATGGTTGGCTTTCCTACCACCGCGGGCTGGTCGAAGCTTTATAGCAAGACCGGCGGGGTGGATTTGATGCCGCAGCGCGATGCGCCGGTGGTCGCGCGCATGCGTGCGGCAGGCGCGATCATGCTGGGCAAGACCAATGTACCGGTGCTGAGCCATACGGGTACGCACGCGAACGACAGCTGGGCCGGACCGACCATCAACGTCGCGATGCCCACGCGGATGCCGGGCGGCAGCAGCGCCGGCACGGCCTCGGCGGTGGCGGCGGGCATGGCGGTGCTTGGCCTCGCAGAAGAGACTGGCGGCTCGATCCAGAATCCGGCTTCAGCGCAGGATCTCGTCGGCATCAAACCGACTATCGGGCTCGTGCCGAACGCGGGCGTGGTGCCGTTGTCGGGCAACCGCGACGTGGTGGGCCCGATCGCGCGCAACGTGACGGATGCTGCGCTGTGCCTCGACGTTCTGGCCGGCTACAGCAGCGAAGATCCCAAGACCCTCGCGGGCGTCGGCCGGCAGCCCGAGGGCGGCTACGCGGCAGGGCTCAGGCGTGAGGCGTTGCAAGGCAAGCGCATCGGCCTGTATGGCCCGGGCTGGCGTGCGCAGCCATTGTCGGACGAGGCGAGCGCACTGTACGAGCGCGTGAAAGGCGAACTGACGGCACTCGGCGTCACGCTGATCGACGATCCGTTCGCAGGCTCCGGTTTCGCGGCGCTGCGCAAACCGACTCCGCCGCTGGTGAACTTCGACGCGCGCGGCCTCGAGTCGATTCCGTACGATCTCGAATGCTATCTGGCGCGGCTCGGGCCGGCCTCGCCGTTGAAAACGTTTGCCGAGTTCGCGAAAGCGACCGAGGACGAGAACCCGTTCGGACCGAATGGCGTGCTGCGCTATATGCCGAATCTGCCGCAGTTCAACGCCGCGTTGGCCAATCCGTCGTTGCCGCCCGATATCTCGGAGTTCATCGAACTGAAGGCGCGCTATCTGCGCATCTTCGAGCGGGTGTTCTGCGAGCACCGGCTCGATGCCCTGGTGTTTCCGCAGATGCGCGGCGAGCTGCCATCGCTGCGCGGCACCGACACGATTCAGGAAACCACCGTCGGCGAGATCAATATCGCTGGCTTGCCCGGCATCGCGGTGCCCGCGGGATACTACGCGTCCGGCGCACCGTTCGGGCTGATCTTCGTCGGGCGCCAATGGGACGAGGCCGCGCTGCTCGGCTATGCGTACGCGTATGAGCAGAGCGGCACGCATCGGCACGCGCCGGCGCTTGCCGATACGCGTGAAGGGGCGGCGTCCTGA
- a CDS encoding DUF2523 family protein: protein MTLATWLMSLVGPLLVQAAIAIGVGVLTVTGVDLAVNQALAWVTSGVGGLPSDLANVLALGGVFQGMSYIAGAFTARVAMAGASSMKRFFIK, encoded by the coding sequence ATGACGCTCGCCACATGGTTGATGTCGCTCGTTGGTCCGCTGCTCGTCCAGGCGGCCATTGCAATCGGCGTCGGGGTACTGACCGTGACCGGTGTGGATCTGGCCGTGAATCAGGCGCTCGCGTGGGTTACAAGCGGCGTCGGTGGTCTGCCGTCCGATCTGGCGAACGTGCTCGCGCTCGGTGGCGTCTTCCAGGGCATGTCGTATATCGCGGGTGCCTTCACCGCACGCGTCGCCATGGCGGGTGCATCTTCAATGAAACGCTTCTTCATCAAATAA
- a CDS encoding SWIM zinc finger family protein yields METIEFLVQGSAPDPYRVTFVRDSNEVSALCSCPAGENGGYCKHRLSILDGVLDGVVSTNAHQVREVGSWLPGSSLESCLAEVASAAKAVENAKRLEAQAKKKLARVLAGGRKK; encoded by the coding sequence ATGGAGACGATCGAATTCTTGGTCCAAGGTTCTGCGCCGGACCCTTATCGGGTGACGTTTGTACGGGACAGTAATGAAGTTTCTGCGTTGTGCTCGTGTCCTGCGGGGGAAAACGGGGGGTATTGCAAACATCGCCTTAGCATATTAGACGGAGTGTTAGATGGCGTGGTTAGTACGAATGCGCATCAGGTGAGGGAGGTAGGCTCGTGGCTTCCAGGGTCGAGCCTAGAGAGTTGCTTAGCTGAAGTGGCGTCAGCAGCCAAAGCGGTTGAAAATGCAAAGCGTCTTGAAGCTCAAGCTAAAAAGAAGTTGGCGAGGGTATTGGCGGGTGGGAGAAAAAAATGA
- a CDS encoding amidase — MRHFTPVSIPDHLRGRLADIDVMRLSIETIGGALSAGTYTVVELTAACVAQINLLEPYLNAFIWINRNALSDAGIADGEIARGKRRGPLHGVPVVIKDNMDLVGTRTTAGYSGFASNSRVVDPQRGTFNGVDLFPDRDARLVEKLKEAGAIILGKSNLPDFGLDGLRAQSSFNGDTLNVYNPAFAPGASSTGSASAVAAGMGVVAIGTDTAGSILFPASAQSLVGLKPSFGLVPKEGIFPGLFNHDVAGPITRSVADAATVLDVIADRKPDAPKYAEALHRGALRGKRIGLFEPGIWASKLHPLVKEHYGAMVEIATSQLGAQSVETVFGDTEWQVRWSQRKAFAQCNAYLEGVDAYLAGLGGDNPPNRQAFEARAGFPLGVGTTAPLHALLSDPAINFEKDSPQVGEVIDMQASLAALYERILDEKQIDALFLPRSTQPLPDLDGNTVTYLGDQIAGTEVNELGLPVITLPAGYLADGRPIAIDIVGARRFSEAEILAMAYDFEQHTRLRNPPTIAF, encoded by the coding sequence ATGCGCCACTTTACGCCAGTAAGCATTCCCGACCACCTTCGCGGCCGATTGGCCGATATTGACGTGATGCGGCTTTCGATCGAAACGATTGGTGGTGCCCTCAGCGCAGGAACGTATACCGTTGTGGAGCTGACAGCAGCATGCGTTGCTCAGATCAATCTGCTGGAACCGTATCTCAATGCATTTATCTGGATCAACCGGAACGCTTTGAGCGACGCCGGGATAGCGGACGGCGAGATCGCGCGCGGGAAGCGTCGCGGTCCGCTGCACGGCGTTCCTGTCGTGATCAAGGACAACATGGACCTCGTCGGGACGAGAACCACGGCCGGCTACTCGGGTTTCGCGTCGAACAGTCGTGTCGTCGATCCCCAGCGTGGCACTTTCAACGGTGTTGACCTCTTTCCAGATCGGGATGCCCGTCTGGTCGAGAAGCTGAAGGAAGCGGGGGCGATCATTCTAGGCAAGAGCAATCTGCCCGATTTCGGTCTCGACGGGCTGCGAGCACAATCGAGTTTTAACGGCGACACGCTCAATGTCTACAATCCGGCCTTCGCGCCGGGGGCGTCGAGTACCGGCAGCGCGTCGGCAGTTGCCGCGGGTATGGGCGTCGTCGCAATAGGAACCGACACGGCTGGATCCATTCTCTTTCCGGCCTCGGCACAGAGCCTGGTTGGACTCAAACCGAGCTTTGGCCTCGTTCCGAAAGAGGGCATCTTCCCGGGACTTTTCAATCATGACGTGGCTGGGCCGATTACAAGATCTGTGGCCGACGCCGCAACCGTCCTCGACGTTATAGCCGATCGCAAACCGGATGCGCCGAAGTACGCAGAAGCCCTGCATCGCGGCGCACTTCGCGGAAAACGCATCGGACTGTTCGAACCCGGCATCTGGGCTTCGAAGCTGCATCCGCTTGTGAAGGAGCACTACGGCGCAATGGTTGAAATCGCCACTTCCCAGCTGGGCGCGCAAAGTGTCGAGACAGTTTTTGGGGATACAGAGTGGCAGGTGCGGTGGTCCCAGCGCAAGGCTTTTGCTCAATGCAACGCCTATCTCGAAGGCGTCGATGCTTACCTCGCCGGCCTCGGCGGCGACAATCCACCGAACCGGCAGGCATTCGAAGCGCGCGCAGGCTTTCCGCTCGGGGTAGGGACGACCGCTCCTTTACATGCGCTGCTTTCTGACCCGGCGATCAACTTTGAGAAGGACAGCCCGCAGGTCGGTGAAGTGATCGACATGCAGGCGTCACTCGCGGCGCTGTATGAGCGGATTCTGGATGAAAAGCAGATCGATGCGCTTTTCCTGCCGCGCTCGACGCAGCCATTGCCGGATCTCGACGGAAACACCGTGACGTATCTCGGGGATCAGATCGCCGGCACGGAGGTCAACGAACTCGGCCTTCCGGTTATCACCCTACCCGCCGGTTATCTTGCTGATGGCCGGCCGATTGCGATCGACATCGTCGGAGCGCGGCGCTTCAGTGAAGCAGAGATTCTCGCGATGGCATACGACTTCGAACAGCACACCCGCTTGCGCAATCCGCCGACCATCGCTTTCTGA
- a CDS encoding DapH/DapD/GlmU-related protein, which produces MLSKQETLEKLGKRGLNALVNDPVRDVQTIAIETLIEDLSHPPVDIHDLYLRLHLLSHRLIRPREANLDGFLTLLSDVAWTSLGPCKPEKVEELLWHGRGRGTLVDIRGVFKVPRMIDYVAPSDIWIADVNRVLLGAHLAPGTSVMPEGFCSLNAGTMGPCMVEGRISLGVIVGAGTDIGGGASIMGTTSGGGKHVVSIGERCLLGANSGVGISLGDDCVVEAGLYITAGSLVTLPSGDKVKALTLSGKPGVLFRRNSTSGVIEALPTTKSWGGLNPQIHQPGSISQRKA; this is translated from the coding sequence GTGCTGTCCAAGCAGGAGACACTCGAAAAGTTAGGAAAGCGCGGGCTGAACGCGCTGGTGAATGATCCAGTCAGAGATGTTCAAACGATTGCGATAGAAACGCTGATCGAAGATCTCAGCCACCCGCCGGTCGACATCCATGATCTATATCTACGGTTGCATCTATTGAGCCATAGGCTGATTCGGCCGCGGGAAGCGAATCTTGACGGCTTTCTGACTTTACTGAGCGACGTTGCCTGGACTTCGCTCGGTCCGTGCAAACCCGAGAAAGTCGAAGAACTGCTCTGGCACGGTCGAGGCCGCGGCACATTAGTCGATATTCGAGGCGTTTTTAAGGTGCCACGTATGATTGATTATGTGGCGCCTTCGGACATCTGGATAGCTGACGTTAATCGGGTCTTACTCGGTGCACACCTGGCGCCGGGCACCTCTGTAATGCCAGAGGGCTTCTGCAGTTTAAACGCTGGAACAATGGGCCCCTGTATGGTCGAGGGGCGCATCAGCCTTGGGGTGATCGTCGGGGCGGGCACCGATATCGGAGGTGGCGCTTCCATCATGGGCACCACGTCGGGCGGAGGAAAGCATGTCGTGTCGATTGGCGAACGATGCCTTCTCGGCGCCAACTCGGGCGTTGGGATCTCCTTGGGCGACGATTGTGTCGTCGAAGCGGGTCTTTACATCACGGCGGGCTCGCTAGTGACCTTGCCGAGCGGAGACAAGGTAAAGGCGCTGACACTTTCCGGTAAGCCGGGCGTACTATTTCGGCGCAACTCGACCTCAGGGGTCATAGAAGCTCTTCCCACTACAAAGAGCTGGGGAGGTTTGAATCCGCAGATCCATCAACCCGGGAGTATTTCGCAGCGCAAAGCCTGA
- a CDS encoding zonular occludens toxin domain-containing protein, with protein sequence MITLITGTPGSGKTLYTVWYIDKQQKAGRRLLVDGIRDLAVDHLDVDEPWLRKWFEHREQNDLIVIDEAQRIWPPTSVSVKVGEDIEKLHIHRHLGVDFILITQHPQRISKAVRDLVGRHVHVRKLFGLNRAMLYEWDHCHNVGSLKDSVKTMWTYPRNVFRLYTSAEIHTKQKAVIPKALFILPIALIVGAVWGYRAFKGVHGATWSGVGAKSAARPGAASSSKGISIAPAADAASSAAWRVVGRYASDGRSYVVVANHDGWLRLADAADFKGDGLRTAGTVDGERAAMWTGTASGVQK encoded by the coding sequence ATGATTACGCTCATTACGGGGACACCGGGAAGCGGCAAGACGCTTTACACGGTGTGGTACATCGATAAACAGCAGAAAGCGGGGCGGCGGCTGCTCGTCGATGGCATCAGGGATCTGGCGGTGGACCATCTGGACGTCGACGAGCCGTGGCTGCGCAAGTGGTTCGAGCATCGCGAACAGAATGACCTGATCGTGATCGACGAAGCGCAGCGCATCTGGCCGCCTACCTCGGTGAGCGTGAAGGTGGGCGAAGATATCGAGAAGCTGCACATACACCGTCACCTTGGCGTTGACTTCATCCTGATCACGCAGCACCCGCAACGGATCAGCAAGGCCGTACGCGACCTTGTAGGGCGTCATGTGCACGTACGCAAGCTCTTCGGGCTGAACCGCGCGATGCTGTACGAGTGGGACCATTGCCATAACGTGGGCAGTCTCAAGGATTCGGTCAAGACGATGTGGACCTATCCGCGCAACGTGTTCAGGCTCTATACGAGCGCGGAGATTCACACGAAGCAGAAAGCGGTGATTCCGAAAGCGCTGTTCATCCTGCCGATCGCGCTGATCGTCGGTGCGGTGTGGGGCTATCGCGCGTTCAAGGGCGTGCACGGTGCAACGTGGTCTGGCGTCGGCGCAAAGAGCGCGGCCAGACCCGGTGCGGCGTCTTCCTCCAAAGGCATCAGTATTGCGCCTGCTGCTGATGCGGCGTCATCTGCGGCGTGGCGTGTGGTGGGCCGCTATGCCTCGGATGGGCGCTCGTATGTGGTGGTGGCGAACCATGACGGATGGTTGCGGCTCGCGGATGCGGCGGATTTCAAGGGCGACGGTTTGCGCACGGCGGGCACGGTCGATGGCGAGCGCGCGGCGATGTGGACCGGCACCGCATCGGGGGTGCAGAAATGA
- a CDS encoding IS3 family transposase encodes MYSYEDRIRAVKLYLKLGKRLTATVRQLGYPTTKSLERWYHTYERCLDLPKERICLRPRYSEEQKKAATDHYMSHGQCLAATTKALGYPGRGTLVAWLDELHPERTKRVLGKASGIRHTPERRRTAVIDLCTRRESAEEVAKKIGVSRPTLYNWRNRLLGQEVASIMIRRNDPPESSEKATLEQQVESLRRDIRKLQIEHDILKKANEIIKKGLGVDPQLLTNREKTMLVDALKQTYTLPELFAELGLARSSYFYHRARIQTADKYARVRLAIADIFELNHRCYGYRRVRAALGRQKVFISEKVVRRLMKQEQLSAATTRRRRYGSYAGEIGPAPENLINRDFRAAAPNEKWLTDITEFQIPAGKVYLAPVIDCFDGLVISWSISTRPDAELVNTMLDAAIDAIGSSSSRPVVHSDRGAHYRWPGWLTRIREANLIRSMSRKGCSPDNAACEGFFGRLKTELFYSRDWQTVSTDQFIEVVDSYIRWYNEKRIKISLGALSPIEYRESLGLTT; translated from the coding sequence ATGTACTCGTACGAAGACCGCATCCGAGCGGTCAAGCTCTACCTGAAGCTTGGAAAGCGGCTTACAGCGACCGTTCGTCAATTAGGCTATCCGACAACGAAGTCTCTCGAACGTTGGTATCACACGTACGAGCGATGTCTGGATTTGCCGAAGGAACGTATTTGCCTGAGGCCGCGCTATTCGGAAGAACAAAAGAAGGCGGCCACAGACCACTATATGAGCCATGGCCAGTGTCTGGCTGCAACGACGAAAGCGTTGGGGTATCCGGGACGCGGGACGCTTGTCGCCTGGCTTGACGAGTTGCATCCCGAGCGAACGAAACGCGTTCTCGGGAAGGCTTCGGGTATTCGGCATACACCAGAGCGCAGGCGGACAGCGGTCATCGATCTGTGCACTCGACGCGAAAGCGCAGAGGAAGTTGCTAAAAAGATTGGCGTGAGCCGCCCAACGCTGTACAACTGGAGAAATCGGTTACTCGGTCAGGAGGTTGCTTCAATCATGATACGCCGCAACGATCCGCCGGAGAGCTCCGAGAAAGCGACGCTGGAGCAGCAGGTCGAATCACTCCGACGAGACATCCGGAAGCTCCAGATCGAACACGACATCCTGAAGAAGGCCAATGAAATAATAAAAAAAGGCCTGGGCGTCGACCCGCAACTCCTGACGAATCGGGAGAAGACAATGCTGGTTGATGCCCTGAAACAGACCTACACGCTGCCGGAGCTTTTTGCGGAATTGGGGCTCGCCCGTAGCTCCTACTTCTATCACCGGGCACGGATACAGACTGCCGACAAGTACGCTCGTGTACGCCTTGCCATCGCAGATATCTTCGAGCTCAATCACCGCTGCTATGGATATCGCCGGGTGCGCGCGGCACTTGGCAGGCAGAAAGTCTTCATCTCGGAGAAGGTCGTTCGGCGCCTGATGAAGCAGGAGCAGCTAAGCGCGGCCACAACGAGGCGACGACGATACGGCTCCTACGCTGGAGAAATAGGTCCGGCTCCCGAGAACCTTATCAACCGCGATTTCCGGGCAGCAGCACCGAATGAAAAGTGGCTCACAGACATCACGGAGTTCCAGATTCCTGCCGGTAAAGTCTATCTGGCGCCGGTTATTGATTGCTTCGATGGGCTTGTGATCAGTTGGTCGATCAGTACGCGACCAGACGCCGAGCTTGTGAACACGATGCTCGATGCCGCCATCGACGCAATCGGTAGTAGCAGTAGCCGACCTGTTGTCCATTCAGATCGCGGTGCGCATTATCGCTGGCCAGGCTGGCTTACCCGGATACGTGAGGCCAATCTGATTCGCTCAATGTCGCGCAAGGGCTGCTCGCCCGATAACGCGGCGTGCGAAGGCTTCTTTGGACGACTGAAAACGGAACTGTTTTACTCCCGGGACTGGCAGACCGTCAGCACCGACCAGTTCATTGAGGTCGTCGACTCGTACATTCGCTGGTACAACGAGAAACGGATCAAGATCTCGCTTGGCGCACTCAGTCCGATCGAATACCGGGAGAGCCTCGGGCTCACGACATAA
- a CDS encoding rolling circle replication-associated protein, which translates to MSAAIVGGNGATFQDVLNEYGSRQAINAARVRGEVIPDFDDAGFPFSDEYIVRTKRFSDGQQEVVAFSTRVLRHFNEIRLRPRGARGERVAQEGESDADVSVRSDKSLRTSIERSKRMIRQRCKAIGADRMLTFSTRANETRLEVWAKWWDAFRRRMNKLKDFHYVAVLERHTKNRDGWHIHVAVSGRQDWKILRSIWLSVLRDSNTDGATYDSIKDFEKYLVRRQLSGKGRAMRHLIATYIAKYVGKSSDAVGFNKKRYWTSKGIVLPEVVPYAHLGVGSVRGEAIQAAYDCVGANGAHFDSAQLFWNRGIGVFWMATGNTG; encoded by the coding sequence ATGAGTGCAGCTATTGTAGGCGGTAACGGTGCGACGTTCCAGGACGTCCTGAACGAGTACGGTTCGCGACAGGCGATCAACGCGGCTCGCGTGCGCGGCGAAGTGATTCCGGATTTTGACGATGCGGGCTTTCCGTTCAGCGACGAGTACATCGTGCGCACAAAGCGCTTTAGTGACGGTCAACAGGAGGTCGTTGCGTTCAGTACGCGGGTGCTGCGTCACTTTAACGAAATCCGCTTGCGTCCAAGAGGCGCAAGAGGTGAGCGTGTGGCACAGGAGGGCGAGTCTGATGCCGATGTGTCAGTGAGATCCGACAAGTCGTTGCGCACTTCGATAGAGCGTTCCAAGCGGATGATCCGGCAACGCTGCAAGGCGATTGGCGCTGACCGCATGCTGACGTTTTCGACGCGGGCGAACGAAACACGGCTTGAAGTGTGGGCGAAGTGGTGGGACGCGTTCCGTCGAAGGATGAACAAGCTCAAGGATTTTCACTATGTCGCTGTGCTCGAGCGTCACACTAAGAATCGGGATGGGTGGCATATCCACGTTGCCGTGAGCGGTCGGCAGGACTGGAAGATTCTCCGATCGATCTGGTTGTCGGTGCTGCGGGATTCGAATACGGACGGCGCGACCTACGACAGTATCAAGGATTTTGAGAAATACCTTGTGCGTCGGCAGTTGAGTGGCAAGGGGCGTGCAATGCGTCACCTGATCGCGACGTACATCGCGAAGTACGTCGGTAAGAGTTCGGACGCGGTCGGTTTCAACAAGAAACGGTACTGGACCAGCAAGGGCATCGTGCTGCCGGAGGTCGTGCCGTACGCGCATCTTGGCGTTGGTAGCGTCCGGGGCGAAGCGATACAGGCCGCGTATGACTGTGTTGGTGCTAACGGCGCGCACTTCGATAGCGCGCAGCTTTTCTGGAATCGAGGGATCGGCGTGTTCTGGATGGCGACTGGCAACACTGGGTAG